From Rutidosis leptorrhynchoides isolate AG116_Rl617_1_P2 unplaced genomic scaffold, CSIRO_AGI_Rlap_v1 contig444, whole genome shotgun sequence, the proteins below share one genomic window:
- the LOC139883754 gene encoding 7-dehydrocholesterol reductase isoform X2, with the protein MAESKTVHSPLVTYASMLSLLSLCPPFVILLWYTMVHADGSVLQTFGSLKNNGLQGFIDIWPRPTAIAWKIIACYAAFEAALQLLLPGKRVEGPISPKGNIPVYKANGIAAYVVTLITYLSLWFGIFNPSIVYDHLGEIYSALIFGSFIFCILLYIKGHLAPSSTDSGSCGNFIIDFYWGMELYPRIGKDFDIKVFTNCRFGMMSWAVLAVTYCIKQYETNGKVADSMLVNTILMLVYVSKFFWWEAGYWSTMDIAHDRAGFYICWGCLVWVPSIYTSPGMYLVNHPVNLGVQLELSILAAGILCVYINYDCDRQRQEFRKTNGKCRIWGKAPSKIVATYTTESGEMKTSLLLTSGWWGLARHFHYVPEILAAFFWTVPALFDHFLPYFYVIFLTILLFDRAKRDDDRCRSKYGKYWKLYCEKVRYKIIPGFY; encoded by the exons ATGGCTGAATCAAAGACTGTCCATTCTCCATTAGTGACTTATGCTTCCATGCTTTCTCTTCTCTCTCTATGCCCTCCTTTTGTCATCTTACT ATGGTATACAATGGTTCATGCAGATGGTTCAGTGCTCCAAACATTTGGTTCCCTTAAAAACAACGGCCTTCAAGGATTTATTGACATTTGGCCAAGACCCACTGCTATTGCCTGGAAAATAATTGCATGTTATGCAGCATTTGAGGCTGCTCTTCAGCTTTTATtgcctggaaaacgggttgagggTCCGATATCTCCCAAAGGCAACATTCCTGTTTATAAG GCAAATGGAATAGCAGCATATGTGGTGACCCTAATTACTTATCTGAGCTTATG gttTGGGATATTCAACCCCTCTATTGTTTACGACCACTTGGGAGAAATATATTCAGCACTCATTTTTGGAAGCTTCATCTTTTGTATATTGTTATACATAAAA GGTCATTTGGCACCATCTTCAACTGACTCTGGCTCATGTGGGAACTTTATAATTGATTTCTACTGG GGTATGGAGTTGTATCCTCGAATTGGTAAAGACTTTGACATCAAAGTTTTTACCAACTGTAGATTTGGTATGATGTCATGGGCAGTTCTTGCAGTCACCTATTGCATAAAGCAG TATGAAACGAATGGGAAAGTTGCTGACTCCATGCTTGTAAATACAATATTGATGCTGGTGTATGTCTCTAAGTTTTTCTGGTGGGAAGCTGGTTACTGGAGCACAATGGACATTGCACATGATCGAG CTGGATTTTACATTTGCTGGGGGTGTTTGGTGTGGGTTCCATCTATTTATACTTCACCTGGCATGTACCTTGTCAATCATCCTGTGAACCTTGGAGTTCAG CTTGAACTTTCTATTCTTGCTGCTGGAATTCTCTGCGTATACATCAACTATGACTGTGACAGACAAAGGCAAGAATTTCGAAAAACCAATGGAAAATGCCGTATCTGGGGAAAAGCTCCATCCAAG ATTGTGGCGACATACACTACCGAATCTGGAGAAATGAAGACCAGCCTTCTTCTAACTTCAGGATGGTGGGGTTTGGCTCGTCATTTCCACTATGTACCAGAGATATTGGCTGCTTTTTTCTGGACTGTGCCAGCTCTTTTTGATCAT TTCTTGCCATACTTCTATGTGATATTCCTTACCATCCTTCTCTTTGACCGAGCGAAAAGGGATGATGATAGATGTCGTTCCAA ATACGGGAAATACTGGAAATTGTACTGTGAGAAGGTTCGTTACAAGATCATCCCTGGTTTCTATTGA
- the LOC139883754 gene encoding 7-dehydrocholesterol reductase isoform X1 — MAESKTVHSPLVTYASMLSLLSLCPPFVILLWYTMVHADGSVLQTFGSLKNNGLQGFIDIWPRPTAIAWKIIACYAAFEAALQLLLPGKRVEGPISPKGNIPVYKANGIAAYVVTLITYLSLWWFGIFNPSIVYDHLGEIYSALIFGSFIFCILLYIKGHLAPSSTDSGSCGNFIIDFYWGMELYPRIGKDFDIKVFTNCRFGMMSWAVLAVTYCIKQYETNGKVADSMLVNTILMLVYVSKFFWWEAGYWSTMDIAHDRAGFYICWGCLVWVPSIYTSPGMYLVNHPVNLGVQLELSILAAGILCVYINYDCDRQRQEFRKTNGKCRIWGKAPSKIVATYTTESGEMKTSLLLTSGWWGLARHFHYVPEILAAFFWTVPALFDHFLPYFYVIFLTILLFDRAKRDDDRCRSKYGKYWKLYCEKVRYKIIPGFY; from the exons ATGGCTGAATCAAAGACTGTCCATTCTCCATTAGTGACTTATGCTTCCATGCTTTCTCTTCTCTCTCTATGCCCTCCTTTTGTCATCTTACT ATGGTATACAATGGTTCATGCAGATGGTTCAGTGCTCCAAACATTTGGTTCCCTTAAAAACAACGGCCTTCAAGGATTTATTGACATTTGGCCAAGACCCACTGCTATTGCCTGGAAAATAATTGCATGTTATGCAGCATTTGAGGCTGCTCTTCAGCTTTTATtgcctggaaaacgggttgagggTCCGATATCTCCCAAAGGCAACATTCCTGTTTATAAG GCAAATGGAATAGCAGCATATGTGGTGACCCTAATTACTTATCTGAGCTTATGGTG gttTGGGATATTCAACCCCTCTATTGTTTACGACCACTTGGGAGAAATATATTCAGCACTCATTTTTGGAAGCTTCATCTTTTGTATATTGTTATACATAAAA GGTCATTTGGCACCATCTTCAACTGACTCTGGCTCATGTGGGAACTTTATAATTGATTTCTACTGG GGTATGGAGTTGTATCCTCGAATTGGTAAAGACTTTGACATCAAAGTTTTTACCAACTGTAGATTTGGTATGATGTCATGGGCAGTTCTTGCAGTCACCTATTGCATAAAGCAG TATGAAACGAATGGGAAAGTTGCTGACTCCATGCTTGTAAATACAATATTGATGCTGGTGTATGTCTCTAAGTTTTTCTGGTGGGAAGCTGGTTACTGGAGCACAATGGACATTGCACATGATCGAG CTGGATTTTACATTTGCTGGGGGTGTTTGGTGTGGGTTCCATCTATTTATACTTCACCTGGCATGTACCTTGTCAATCATCCTGTGAACCTTGGAGTTCAG CTTGAACTTTCTATTCTTGCTGCTGGAATTCTCTGCGTATACATCAACTATGACTGTGACAGACAAAGGCAAGAATTTCGAAAAACCAATGGAAAATGCCGTATCTGGGGAAAAGCTCCATCCAAG ATTGTGGCGACATACACTACCGAATCTGGAGAAATGAAGACCAGCCTTCTTCTAACTTCAGGATGGTGGGGTTTGGCTCGTCATTTCCACTATGTACCAGAGATATTGGCTGCTTTTTTCTGGACTGTGCCAGCTCTTTTTGATCAT TTCTTGCCATACTTCTATGTGATATTCCTTACCATCCTTCTCTTTGACCGAGCGAAAAGGGATGATGATAGATGTCGTTCCAA ATACGGGAAATACTGGAAATTGTACTGTGAGAAGGTTCGTTACAAGATCATCCCTGGTTTCTATTGA